Part of the Cololabis saira isolate AMF1-May2022 chromosome 15, fColSai1.1, whole genome shotgun sequence genome, tggtggtggtggtggtggtggacgAATGACGCTAGGCGGGGCCACAGCCTGCGTCATAGTCATCCCCCTTGGCACTTGGAGAAAGTAGAGGCTGGAAGCCTGAGTGATGTGTGCAGTTGGTTTCGGTGgtgggtgctgctgctgctgcggcggcggcggcagtGGCGGCAGCTTCGGCAAGGTAATTGTGGGTTTGGGCGGCTGCAGCGGCTTAGGTGAACACCGGCATCGTTGTAGATGGAGCATCACAGCGTGCTGGGTGACCTTGCCGGTATACACGCCATTGCAGTAAATGCATTTGAACGCCTCAGTCTTGAGGACGGCATGAATGGTCGGCGCTACAAAGTGCTTCTGTTTCAGGTGCCGGAGGTGATCGGCTTGGTGCTGAAATTTTTCATCGCAGAAAGGACAATACGCACTAGTGACTTTTACCGGTGCTGGACAGATTTCGGGCTGGTTGCTGGGCTCCAACCTGAAGAAGATCAGGTCAAGTGAACTCGTGACCAGGGCAAGATTGACCTCTACGTCGCCTAGGACTTCCTTTGGTGCCGTGGTGTTCACGTCATAGTAAGGAAATAAGATCCCTCCCGAACTTTTAGAATAGACCCTGTACTTCTGCCTCAGAAAATCACAGTACGCTTTGCTTGTGGGATTGTGCTGCTTCACATGCTCTAAAAGCTGTTTGATTGAAAAGAACAAGGCTGAGCAGTACAAGCAACTGAGGCCATGCAGCAGGTGCTGGAAGACACTCTTTTCTGAAAGTAGAATTTTACACGTGAGACACTTGACAGTTTTGTCAGGCATCTTCTTCAGGAACGCTGCGCGGGCAGCCACGCTTTCCGCCTTCAACGCTTTCGTTGGATGAGCGACCTCCATATGTATGTCAAATACATTGGAGGGGAAAAGTTCGTTGCAGAACGGGCACGTGATCCACTTCTTGGTCTGTGGTACAGAGTTACTAGTTTGCTCAACGGACTTGAGGGGGGTCGTTATTCTCTGAGAGACGGGCATGGCTGCTTGTAATGGAGCAAAGGTGTACGTGGGCAAGCCGTTCACCCTGTTACCAGTCGGGATCAGGTGGCTCAGGAGGGACTGTGAAGTCAGCATGGTACCCTGTAGAGCCATGGGGTTCGTTGATACATtctgtgcagctgcagcagctttgGGCAAAGTCCCAGTTCCGGCCGTCAGGTTGCCGTGCGACTTTGGAAGAACTGACTGCATTTGGGAAGCCTGTTGAGCGTGAACTGTAACAGGAGGTAAGGTCGCCGACGCCTGTTTCAGGGATAGATTTGACACTGTTGGAAGCTGGACCGCGGGGGATCCTTGAGACACAGCACTTCGGAGGGATATCGTGGCGCCGGGCTGGAGCAAACCTTTAGCTTCAGCACTGGCGAGCTGCACGAGTGCCGACGCTTGAGGCGGCAGAAAAGCTTGGTTAGTTCCTGGAGCACAGATCAAAGTAGCACTATTTGTAGAACCCGACAGTTGCTGCAAAGCCACCACAGTCCCAGGCTGGCCATTACTTGGTAGGACCAAGGAGTTGCTGTGTAAAAACTGAGGTGAGTGTGGTTTGGGAGCGATGCTTGGGAATCTCACAAACACGCTGCTGCGTGCCGGTGATTTAATATTGTAAGTCTTGTTCTCGTATATCAAACCCTGCACTTGCGTGCTGACTGAATAGTGCGTTGGTTCCACCAGCATGTGATGCAACATTTGGTCTAGAGATCCAGTGTTGACCTTGCACACCTTGCAGCAGTAGACCTTCACGGAAGTACTCTGCTGTTGGTGCAATCTGTAACCGATGTACTGCTCTGCCAAGTGGTCCAGGTGCTTGAGAATAATGTGCTTTTTGACCGCGAAGACAGAGGGGCTCGGAAATCCACACTTTTGACACTGATACCTCTCGTTGCCATGAAAGACGGGTGCGACGCTTTCCCCCTGTTGCTGGAGGTTTGGTACGGGGAGTTTGGAATGAAAGAAAAGCATGTGCTTCTTGACCGTCTTTGGGTGACCGATGAAGAGGCATTGCGAGCAGGGCGCCAACGCACAGAACGACTGTATGTGTCCATGGCAGCGAGTGACGTGGCTCCTGAAGTTGTAGACATTTTTCGACGAGTACTTGCACATACTGCAGCACAGTGATCGGGACCGATAAGGCCACTGGATGGAAAGAAAGGCAGAaaacaataaaattaaaatatactAAATTCAAAAGTGTGTACAGATATATTTGCTAGTTCTGTCAACcaatgaaaatatttaaatcacAATTAAATCAAATAGATAatcaaatgtattacattttgtaTACTTTCCCCCCCCACTTTCAAATAGAAGATTTTTacatgaaatttaaaaaaaaacaactcaatacaaatgtattactACTTAATCCGATGGGCCTTCCCTTTCAGGAGAgtggcattgtgggtaatgtgaCTGTGTGCCAGTTTGGGGAGTTTGATGCAGGCGAGGAGTGTCTGCTTGAACAGACGTGAGAGTCTTTTTCCAGACATGCAGTTTCCCATTATCTTTTATCTTTCCATTACATAGAAGCGACTGAGCGTGTCAGCATTGTATCCGAGTCATAAACGGATCGACCTGTACCATACTCAAGGAAAAATGTCACAAAGTGACATGGTGCACAAGTAGAGGGGAGAAGAGATAATATAAAAcaacgaaaataaaaaaaactgcctTATCATCAAGATAGGACCGAAGCAATTGAGACACAGAGTTTGTTCTCCATCTTCTCCAGGTATGTCAAGCCTCGCCACTGACGGCAGTAGCCGGTCCCATTCGCTCCGGGAAAGGCATTACATTTCTCTCATTAAACTCCTGTGTTACCTAGCAACAGCGCTGCCGCAGGAAATCAAAGTGCCCCGgaagtatggagctagaacagtctcataattgacagatccttccgtgttaaaaaaaaacgtgtttgtgaatcgagtcacgtcagaggagtctcaaaagttacacgcaaatccagcgcagctcacagacaaaaaaacatgtgtaaatcaggttatatttgtgtgtgcatcaaaaatacatttgtatatcttgtcctacgcacgtgtgaattgttctgtgcatttgtgaaacggtgtgtgtatttgcaaatcggtctgtgcatttgtaaaacttgtcctgtgcatttgtcaattatgagactgttctagctccatacggAAGTGGCGTTTCTCCAAAATAGTTCCTTATATCAGtgttcatacacattttaaccaacacaTTTCCATGACTTTCCCATGACTTGGCAGTACGTTTCCTCTAAaacctctaaaacatcaatgtatgactgaaatataggaataaaactatgtaaaaagtcactacagtggagatctaatgacaattatggttttatacaaaataaacatttgtttaaactaacactgatataccagcaatatgttgtagtatatgttttatagtaatctaatataactgtaataactgttGGAGAATGTGGTCACTCGATCCGATCTGCAAGATGCTCGGCACGTCGCGCGTGAGACTTTGATACGCAATATatattgatcaattttaaatctatccaagctgttattactaaatgttatcattaaaACTTTTGGGGTGAACCTATTTTTCCTaaacttttccaggccttgaaaatgacattttcaaattccatgacttttccaggttttttccaAACGTACGAACCCTGTTATATGCATGTGTTTCCAACGGTTCCAGCCCTGCATGTTTCAGGGGGTTCCCTGCTCCAGCACACCTGGATTAAATTAAGGGGTCGTTGACAGACTTGATGCCAAGCGAAAGATTTGATCCAGTCATCTGAATTGGgtgtgctggtgcaggaaaacaCTCAAAAGACAGGACACTCAGGAATACTCAACTCATTGATAACACGAGAGCTTATAGTTTATCTCAAATGAACAAATTTGTTTCTCATTACGGAGTAACCATAGCAACTAACGAGTTGTTTACCAGCATGAACAGCTGATTGAGATATCAAGAGGTCAAATTATACGCAGACTGACCCCCCCAATCCCCCGCGAGTGGAAGAGGAGATGTCGTGGACATAGAGCAGGAGCTAAgcggagagagagaaagaggaagtTTAAACCAGCACTTCCAAATGTGATCATCTGTAACATCTGGTCTCTTGCTTGaagtgctgacgaggaccaatGTGGAGTTTTGGCAGTGTGGTATGGTGTGTTTCACTGAGGCCTGGCTGCAGGAGCGTGTTCCCCACGTCAGCGTCTCCGCCCAGCTTTCAGGCGATACAGGCAGACGGAGTCTTAAAGAGGAGCGGGAAAAGCCAGGGCGATGGAATTACAATGCTTTTGACGACCAATGATGTAATCCAAGTTCGAGTTCACCAGTGTTACTGTAGCGGCGGTTTACATCTCACCATCAGCTCtgttgttgctaagcaacagaCATCAGCTCAACGCGTTTCTAGACATCAGTGGTGATTTAAACCTTTCTCTCTCTGCCGCCTCTCCGACGTTTCAGCAGTTTGTCAAGTGTTCCACCAGAGAAAACCAAACATTGGATTTGTTTTATGCAAACATCAGAGATGCTTCCAGCTCCTCCGCATGACCTGCTCTCATCATAATCTGGtccctctctcctccacctACAAACCCCTCATCCAGAGGCCACCGGCGACCAAAAGGACTGAGGAGGCGGTCACAGGAAACTGAAGACACTCTGCAGGGATGTGTTGAGGATGTACTCAATGTCACGACGGTGTGACGGACTATATCAACTTCTGTGTGTGtatcattgactacgtttacatgcagtcaacattcgggttattgctaatattccggttactgaaacattcggaatattctgtttacatggtaattaatcatttaggATCTCTCGATCAAAACAGCGACGTGTGGAGaacgtcatttccgcttcttcttcctgtatccaaattcaaaacaaatgctgcgtcgcgcaacttttcgctcaccttcttgtaaatctcgctatcccggtactttctaccgtctacaaatgccaaaatgttcatatccttcattacatttatgaagtgattagtctcctcctcactccaaaagtgtggcgtggtcttgcgtttctccgtgtttataagaacttcctggactcaaaagaccaggattccttgtgaacagagcaggcgcagaaaacaaattcatgttccgtttaatggggatattccgtttggcgtttacatgacccaatattcgggttttaaaaaggagtaacccagggctcatattcgggtttttaaaaacccgaatatgagcaaattctggttattcaaaggagttattggtgtttacatggccgtgcaaaacccggttattgccaatattcgggttttaaaagggttattgactgcatgtaaacgcagtcattgtcCACACCAGAACGGAAGGAGCTTCCCCAGTAGTAAACCCTGGATCACCATTCACCCGAAAGAGAtcctcaacaagaaaaaaaacaaaataagaaaaacgAGCCTTCAGGGAGTGAGACAGAATTATTGAGGCAAGTAGAGAAACGACTGAAAGTCAAGGTTAGAGAGAATAAGGAGGAATAGGGGAGGACGCTGGAGAACAAGGTCCAGTAGAACAACGTCAGAGATGTGGTCAGGGATGAAGAAGGCTTGAGCAAGAGGACCAGATAGATGAAGTCTGGACAGAGCCAAAGAACTGAAGACATCCTTCAACAGGTTTAGTACAGAGACAAgctcagcatcctcctctcagACGCCCGTCCTCCCTGAACCCACAGCTTCCCTGTCACGTCTCAGCTGCCTCATGTTCCACCTCAGTCATTGATCTTGCTGGTGCTCCATCGTTGTCCCTAGGGacgtcccgatccgatcacatGATCAGAAATCAGGCCCGATCGGACGTTGCATCCCGATCAGGGATTGGATATGTAATTTATTCCCATTATTTTGCTCAGCGCATCAAACAGATGATGGAAAAAAGGTTAAACAACCGGTGTATCGGCAAGCAACAGGTCGATGTAATTTTGCGCGAAAGCACTGCTAATATGAAGAAAGCTGTGGGTGAGGCTGGGGTGGAGAGTGTGGGCCGTATCCCTTAAAGTGAGTTCAATAAACTTGATTGTGGTGATCTGCGCATGCCCACACCCGTGTTACAACAGAGGCAAATAAATAAGTTAAGTTAAGTTACAACGGTGATTGAAAACCAAACGAAGCGTCTGTATCGTCTTCCTAAGCTGAGTGTTCAGGAGAACGCTGCAGGCAGCGTGATGGACACCCTGCTACCGTGAGGAAGCTCGTAGGTCCTTCAAACACagacattttattctttaagccagAAAAGGACAGTAAGAAGTAAGGGTACAGTCTAAAAAGCACATTACTGACTGACTTTATGACACTGTTacacttttgtttatttgtttacatgcctgctgggtattttaagttgcgaggctttttttatttaattaaaatttatgtttaaatttgcacTATTATTACTTCATTGTTCAAACAACCTCGAAGAGAACTGCTCTGTTTTAAgtgcaaaatgataaaaaagaattaaataaaaattagGGACAGCCTGTATCTGTTTTTCAATTTGATCATCTTTTTAATGTGTTatgaaagtatcggatcgggactcggtatcggcaaatactcaaaatcaaatgactcgGAATCAGACCGGGACATCCCTAGTTGTCTCCCATCACACCTTGCAGAACAATGCTGCAAGTCTGAACGGCATCAGCCCCAGAGGCTTTAAAGTCAGTTTTGACCtgctatgtgggattctgcagCATCTCTTGAACCTCAGCCAGAAGAACATCTTGCATTGTTCCAGTACCAAAAATCCATCATCGATCTCCTCCTTATAACTACAGACCCGTAGTAGCCCTAACATCCCACAACATGAAGGTTCTGGAGAGACTTATGGGCCCACCTGAATAAACACAACAAAGCACCTCccaggaccccctgcagtttgcttATCATTATGGGATTGGAGTTGAATACGCCATCATACACCTGCTTCAACGAAACCACGGTCATCTGAACAAAGCAGGCAGGACTGAAGATCATGTTCTTTGATGTCTCTGGTGCATAGAgctactttcacatagagggcgcacagcggcagccggctttcccattcattgtgtatgtgctgcggcTCCGTGCAAGGGCGCAGGGTCTGCCCCCGAGGTCGGCGGCTcgcaacagggcgcacgccGCCGGGTTGGCGCGGCAGCAAAGCGGCTTTCACCTAGAAcgcggtttgcgccgcgcacACCGCCGGGATGGGCGCAGAGACGGCacagagcagggagcagagcaggGAGCACCTGCGCGCAtcgcgtacatatttgttgcaacttgcttggcgaccgaaaaaaaacatatattgataagtgattcaattgatcctgatatgaggcatggaaatgctatattttattttaaattaacaatttattgttaaaagagcaaaagaatatcacatttctaccacttttaaacacaccaggtatgtccaaattctgggagatttctctccacttttgtgcctttttattgatgtcccgataggcctgcagtctcatcccacagctcctcacacagactcacagccaagatcattctttcttccatcttgatcgtctctgatctacaagctgcaacttttcttttctccctccagcaccttctctcctattggacaccgccgagatgccgtcacagtcacggtgaaataaaaaaatgttcaattcgcagAGGCAGCTTGGGCCGTCTTGCGccgcggcaacccggcggcgtgcgccctgttgcgTGCCTCCGACCTCGGTGCAAAGCCCTGCGCCCTTGCGCAGCGGCAGCACgtacaatgaatgggaaaacggcagaccggaaaaacttttttccggtcgccaagcaacttgcaacgaatatgcgcgctgctctgcgccgagtctgcgccaccccggcggtgttgccgcgttctatgtgaaagtagCTTTATGGGCCCACCTGAATAAACACAACAAAGCACCTTccaggaccccctgcagtttgcttATCATTATGGGATTGGAGTTGAAGACGCCATCACACACCTGCTTCAACCAAACCACAGTCATCTGAACAAAGCAGGCAGGACTGTGAAGATCATGTTCTTTGATGTCTCTGGTGCATAACACCGTCCAGCCTGCGTTACTACGTAAAAACCTCcagaagacacaggtgcagcatttgcagcaagatgttgaaaatctgttgtggagagttcaatcacatctgcagcatcagaaccagtgacctctgacctcaacGCCCCCCAACCTGGAAGACGACCCTTTGATTATTCATGTAGAGCCTTTGTTGTCCACAACAAAGCCCTTGGTCAATCAATATGTTCCTTGTATTTGGGGTGGATCCTTCCTCACATTTTACACACCCTTATTTGTGTTGTTCATATCCTTTACTGAATAAAgtttggaaagaaaaaaggtttgtGGCGGATATTCGTCATCTTGTTATTTCTGGCTCTTCCTTCTGCCCCCCCCTCCCGGTGAGGAATTGCTGCAGCTGGAAAAGGCCGTACTGAGGACACTCTTCACAGAAAACGTCTCAGTTTGTTCTCaactttagttttttgtttttattccccttccgctttagaaaaaaaattagGTCCATCAGTTGTTAAAGCGGGATAATATTCACATACACAATTATAGATGTGCTGCTTCCAGAACTACTGTTAAGCATTTTAGAAAGTCAGcgatatatattttaaaaaaaaaaacggaaaataAGCACATTCTGAAAAAAATTAGAtatgtaatgaaaaaaaaaagtatgtattTTACAAAAATTGTAATTAAATCGAACTCAGAGGATTAAAATTAGGAGAAAAATAACAAACTCACCTTCTTTGTCTGTTTGTAGCTGTATCCCTCTGTGATATCAACCCAGCCGGTTTCCTGAAATGCTGCTTCTTCATCCGCTTCTTTCTCTGCTTCTTTctccgtattttcattaatatCCTACATAGAACACATGAACAAACACATCTTAACGAAGAGCATCCACttaaaaagcataaaaacagctggaacagcTAGTTTGTTTGGTCCAATAGAATAAAACTAAGACTAAGTCTGAACCCATCCTGCCTCCATGAAGGTCACAACTTTGTTCATGTCAATGTGTTCCTTTAAACAAATTTGTTAGTAGCGAAAGATCCATAAATTAACGACAATACACGTAAGTTAATTTCAAAGAAAGACACAGTGTACCACTGATGTTGGCTTGCAACACTGGGATGAAAGCATCAAATCATTGGTCACATTGTTCATCATTACAGACGATCTATAGGCCTTCTGTGATTTTGCAGAGGTACACCACCTCAACGAATGAGAAATTAAACAATCGAGATAAAAGTGTAGgattttcagctttaatttaagaaGCTTCGCAATTGCAGCTGTTTTCAGAGAAGTACCTCAGCGGTCAAAGTGACATCAATGTGAATTAATCGTAAGTTTTAATACATGAATGATAATCCTTTGCAGTTAGTGAGTGAAGTCCATGGACATCACCAAATTACAAGTTTCCTCCTGAAAATGCCTTTCAGGGCTTTCACTGCTGCTACACTAGATGTTTTCTGGCAATCTTATCTGGCTTTCCAGTCCCTGAAAGTCACCGGGGGTTTACGCCTGGTTGAAACCCTCCGCATTTACATTCCTGAAGGCATCTTCTGGTTGTCGATTTTGGCAATGATACATTTACCGCCTCCAGAACATTCTGGACTTCTGTCGACGCTGTAAAGAGGTTTTCTTCACCAAGGCGAGGATTCTACAATCATGCTGTCCTCAGTGGTCCAGGACTTTCAATGTCACCAGTACTTTCTTCTTTTAAACGATATACCGAACTGTTGATCGCTCTCAtacatttatttagtttttttttccttttgcatcAGGATCTCCTAAAATCTGTAAATATTCAAGTTTAGTTTATGTCTTTTTAATTACTGTggacttttattattctttattcttctatTTTATTACTTGTATTTTGCACCGTGGTCAGAGAAGACTGTATTTTCATTGTGTTGTATGTTGAACATATAGCTATAAAACTTGAAACTTGTACTTCATATTAGTAGCTCCAGTCAAACAGCTAATACATAACGACCCCAATACGTGATGCtggataaagtcataaaatctgTCGCTCTTCAAACACTTCTGGGCTGAACTGTACGACAGTTAATAGAACAGGTACAGACGCAAGTCATCTGTTCCCATAAGTAAAAAACAACTTGTTTCTTGTtcatcaggggtgtccaaagtcggtcctcgagggccggtgtcctgcatgttttagatgtgtgcctttttttaaaatcaaacaaggagcttggtcatcaacagaactatccagactttgatgacaaggtggtaacgaccgttaattagaatcaggtgtgttgatgcaggaaacaactaaaacatgcaggactgcggccatcgaggaccgactttggacacccctgttttACATAAACATCATATCAATTTAAATTAGTCTTTAAAGCAGGGGTCTCGGACTCCAGTACTCGAGAGCCCcattcctgcatgtttcagatgtttccctgcttcagcacaccgtgataaaaggagctgtgacaccaacagagctgtccagaccttgatgacaagctggtgacaaccattaattagaatcaggtgtgttcatgcagggagacatctaaaacatgcaggacaccggccctcgaggactggagtccgagacCCCTGCTTTAAAGTCAGTATTAAGTCAGATGCAGCTCATTGAGCCATGGTAGTTTTGCAGTACCTTCAGGTGGTTCTGACAGTCTTCCAGGCCAATCTCACTGAGGATGTTTTTCACCGCCTTCCGCGCCTTTCGGATCTTCTCAATATTTGCAACTGGAAGCTGATACATGATTTTCACTAAACTTATGAGGaggaaaaagggggggaaaaaagcacaACACTCATTTTACAGCAGAAACACAATTCATTACATAATTAACTACACAGCTAAGAAAAATATAActgaattattattttattcttataaTTGAAATTACATTAACATTTACATTATACTGCTGTCACAACCTTACTTAAATACCACAAGGAAAAAGATACAgatacagtatagtgtaaataagtatattatatataaatataatatactttatttatatgggcatgtgtgtacaaatatatagaaatattcaactatgtgtatgtatgtataagtatgtgtgtgagtataattacagtatataataataataataataataataataataataataataataataataataataataataataataataatactgttatttagcagtgtgagtacagtgtgtgaaaatgtataaatacaggttaaatgattagtgaatgggggtag contains:
- the adnp2b gene encoding activity-dependent neuroprotector homeobox protein 2b, whose amino-acid sequence is MYQLPVANIEKIRKARKAVKNILSEIGLEDCQNHLKDINENTEKEAEKEADEEAAFQETGWVDITEGYSYKQTKKWPYRSRSLCCSMCKYSSKNVYNFRSHVTRCHGHIQSFCALAPCSQCLFIGHPKTVKKHMLFFHSKLPVPNLQQQGESVAPVFHGNERYQCQKCGFPSPSVFAVKKHIILKHLDHLAEQYIGYRLHQQQSTSVKVYCCKVCKVNTGSLDQMLHHMLVEPTHYSVSTQVQGLIYENKTYNIKSPARSSVFVRFPSIAPKPHSPQFLHSNSLVLPSNGQPGTVVALQQLSGSTNSATLICAPGTNQAFLPPQASALVQLASAEAKGLLQPGATISLRSAVSQGSPAVQLPTVSNLSLKQASATLPPVTVHAQQASQMQSVLPKSHGNLTAGTGTLPKAAAAAQNVSTNPMALQGTMLTSQSLLSHLIPTGNRVNGLPTYTFAPLQAAMPVSQRITTPLKSVEQTSNSVPQTKKWITCPFCNELFPSNVFDIHMEVAHPTKALKAESVAARAAFLKKMPDKTVKCLTCKILLSEKSVFQHLLHGLSCLYCSALFFSIKQLLEHVKQHNPTSKAYCDFLRQKYRVYSKSSGGILFPYYDVNTTAPKEVLGDVEVNLALVTSSLDLIFFRLEPSNQPEICPAPVKVTSAYCPFCDEKFQHQADHLRHLKQKHFVAPTIHAVLKTEAFKCIYCNGVYTGKVTQHAVMLHLQRCRCSPKPLQPPKPTITLPKLPPLPPPPQQQQHPPPKPTAHITQASSLYFLQVPRGMTMTQAVAPPSVIRPPPPPPPPPEERQETEAEMQSKKRLEAALKEAMEANKRDREQKAFMRKKREQERLQKEKELAEMEPESDPNVKLALEPKLAQRRCSEERRDFISKYFNLNPYASKAETEELCRRMNCTKPELIALFSKKRSRCLKSLKVNTAAILLGFNMTELGKVKHNLLIPKQQPADPAESQRAAAAAAEPLESPPVHAEQINREAGPEPMDESAAGKASEPVAEGGLERVVEPVGESEAAKVTEPDEARVAELKGERGCENAPEPMDESGTKIVAEPMNESGVEKLSAEEPAAPME